A window of the Miscanthus floridulus cultivar M001 chromosome 14, ASM1932011v1, whole genome shotgun sequence genome harbors these coding sequences:
- the LOC136502530 gene encoding senescence-specific cysteine protease SAG39-like, translating to MMASTSSYTNPPLINALSLVVIMCCATNLAHAAMAGGRHEASSPVVADGDDVAHDRAMRARYERWVAKHGRTYKDHAEKARRYEVFRSNAEFVDSYNAAAVAARGKSRRSRPRLATNKFSDLTGEEFEAMYLNDNVGKVGRLISKRFNGSIPGFMYGSLSESDVPASRNWTAMGAVTAVKDQTDQCASCWAFSAVTVVEGIHAIRTGNLVSLSEQQLLDCSTGRKNRGCNKGDMEEAFLYIAGQDHRRRRNHSRVVPSATSGVFWNGGLSEESAYPYLAVQSNCSALTKPAVATIRGFQYVPANNESALRLAVSRQPVSVALDARSRAFQHYSSGVYGAAGVVRCKNSSLNHALTAVGYGTDEHGTRYWLMKNSWGTGWGEGGYVKIARDVATDAAGVCGLAVQASYPVA from the exons ATGATGGCCTCGACGTCTTCTTACACCAATCCACCACTGATAAACGCCTTGTCCCTCGTTGTTATCATGTGCTGCGCCACAAATTTGGCACACGCGGCGATGGCGGGCGGCCGCCATGAGGCCTCTTCTCCGGTGGTGGCCGACGGGGACGACGTCGCCCACGACAGGGCGATGAGGGCGCGGTACGAGAGGTGGGTGGCGAAGCACGGGCGCACGTACAAGGACCACGCCGAGAAGGCGCGGCGCTACGAGGTGTTCAGGTCCAACGCCGAGTTCGTCGACTCCTACAACGCGGCAGCTGTGGCGGCGCGGGGCAAGAGCAGAAGGTCGAGGCCGCGGCTGGCGACTAACAAGTTCTCCGACCTCACCGGCGAGGAATTTGAGGCCATGTACCTTAACGACAACGTCGGCAAAGTCGGACGGCTCATCAGTAAGCGCTTCAATGGCAGCATACCGGGGTTCATGTACGGGAGCCTCTCGGAGTCGGACGTTCCGGCCAGCAGGAACTGGACAGCCATGGGCGCCGTCACCGCTGTCAAGGACCAAACCGATCAGTGTG CGTCTTGCTGGGCGTTCTCCGCAGTGACGGTCGTGGAGGGCATCCACGCGATCAGGACCGGCAACCTGGTCTCCCTCTCGGAGCAGCAGCTGCTGGACTGCTCCACCGGAAGGAAGAACCGCGGCTGCAACAAGGGCGACATGGAGGAGGCCTTCCTGTACATCGCCGGGCAAGATCATCGCCGTCGTCGGAACCACAGCCGCGTCGTCCCCTCGGCCACCAGCGGTGTGTTCTGGAACGGCGGGCTCAGCGAGGAGTCGGCCTACCCGTACCTAGCCGTTCAGAGCAACTGCAGCGCATTGACGAAGCCGGCCGTCGCCACCATCCGGGGCTTCCAGTACGTGCCCGCCAACAACGAGAGCGCGCTCCGGCTGGCCGTCTCCAGGCAGCCTGTGTCCGTGGCGCTCGACGCCAGGAGCAGGGCTTTCCAGCACTACTCGAGTGGAGTCTATGGCGCGGCTGGCGTCGTCAGGTGTAAGAATAGTAGCCTCAACCATGCGCTCACCGCGGTGGGGTACGGCACGGATGAGCACGGCACTAGGTATTGGTTGATGAAGAACTCCTGGGGAACCGGCTGGGGCGAGGGGGGCTATGTCAAGATCGCAAGGGACGTGGCGACCGATGCAGCAGGCGTTTGCGGCCTCGCTGTGCAGGCCTCCTATCCCGTCGCCTGA
- the LOC136505836 gene encoding NDR1/HIN1-like protein 13, whose product MADRVHPMPSPSSSPLPPPPGRRRPDHHHHQQSDADPDPAAAPATDETTPLHPSFFHDRPLALSPPPGTYIIQVPKDQVLRSPPPDRARRYKKLAGRPARRRRLRRACCLSCAALLAILAAAAAFAGAVFLIFRPRAPSFSVPSSLSIRGLDATALASPPAAGLSPALDAAVRADNGRNGKVGVEYRAGGDVAVSYAGQRLAAGPWPAFRQAPRNVTVVAAAIRGQGVRLTDAQRRQLAADRAARAVPLTVEARVPVRLRFGKVLRTWTVDVKVRCEVAVDRLDGNAAVVNRGCRVRVKPLWWWW is encoded by the coding sequence atggccgaccgcGTCCACCCCATGccatctccctcctcctccccGCTTCCACCTCCGCCAGGGCGACGGCGACCcgaccaccaccatcaccaacaaTCCGACGCCGACCCCGACCCCGCGGCAGCGCCGGCCACGGATGAGACGACGCCGCTGCACCCGTCCTTCTTCCACGACCGCCCGCTCGCGCTCTCGCCGCCGCCAGGCACGTACATCATCCAGGTGCCGAAAGACCAGGTCCTCCGCTCGCCGCCCCCGGACCGCGCGCGCCGCTACAAGAAGCTAGCCGGTCGCCCCGcgcggcgccgccgcctccgccgtgcgTGCTGCCTCTCCTGCGCCGCGCTCCTCGCCAtcctcgccgccgcagccgccttcGCGGGCGCCGTCTTCCTCATCTTCCGCCCGCGCGCGCCGTCCTTCTCCGTACCCTCCTCGCTCTCCATCCGCGGCCTCGACGCAACCGCCCTCGCCTCGCCGCCCGCCGCCGGCCTCTCCCCCGCGCTcgacgccgccgtgcgcgccGACAACGGCCGCAACGGGAAGGTGGGCGTGGAGTACCGCGCCGGCGGCGACGTCGCGGTGTCCTACGCCGGGCAGCGGCTCGCGGCGGGCCCGTGGCCCGCGTTCCGCCAGGCGCCGCGGAACGTCACGGTGGTCGCGGCGGCCATCAGGGGCCAGGGCGTGCGCCTCACGGACGCGCAGAGGAGGCAGCTCGCCGCCGACCGGGCCGCCCGCGCCGTGCCGCTCACGGTGGAGGCGAGGGTGCCCGTGCGCCTGCGCTTTGGGAAGGTGCTCCGGACGTGGACCGTCGACGTCAAGGTCCGGTGCGAGGTGGCCGTCGACAGGCTGGACGGGAACGCCGCTGTGGTGAACAGGGGGTGCAGGGTCAGGGTCAAGCCgctctggtggtggtggtga
- the LOC136505696 gene encoding uncharacterized protein, translated as MWASVRQHLLRAQQRMKKQANKGRSERKFNVGDFVYLRLQPYVQSSLAPRAHQKLCFKFFGPYRIVDEIGDVAYRLLLPQDSSVHPVFHVSLLKPAPSPSSPNTVAATPPLPDVDDNLQVPECVLQRRLHHCGSRAFRQLLVKWSGLDDSLATWEDEDSIKQQFPYAPAWGHASTQGEGGGVSASHI; from the coding sequence ATGTGGGCGTCCGTCCGGCAGCACCTGCTTCGCGCCCAGCAGCGCATGAAGAAGCAGGCTAACAAAGGGCGGTCCGAGCGCAAGTTCAACGTCGGCGACTTCGTCTACCTTCGACTGCAACCATATGTCCAGTCCTCGCTGGCTCCACGCGCTCATCAAAAGCTCTGCTTCAAGTTCTTCGGACCATACAGGATCGTCGACGAGATCGGCGACGTCGCCTATCGGCTGCTTCTTCCCCAGGACTCGTCCGTCCATCCGGTGTTCCACGTGTCCCTGCTCAAGCCGGCGCCGTCTCCTTCGTCTCCGAACACCGTCGCGGCTACCCCTCCTCTCCCAGACGTCGATGACAACCTCCAAGTGCCAGAATGCGTGCTGCAGCGACGGCTCCATCATTGCGGCTCCAGGGCGTTTCGTCAGCTGCTCGTCAAGTGGTCCGGGCTCGACGACAGCCTCGCCACCTGGGAAGACGAAGACTCCATCAAGCAGCAATTCCCCTACGCTCCGGCATGGGGACATGCCTCGACCCAAGGAGAGGGGGGTGGGGTGTCAGCGTCCCACATCTAG